A stretch of the Filimonas lacunae genome encodes the following:
- a CDS encoding SusE domain-containing protein, with protein MKKWFNIFLFAGAVVAYATACKKDESRAVLGAQNASKISTSVTSALVLDSFKASTTVASFNWTEVKYGYSAAVTYSLEFGLASDNFANPTTVEIGNDIFTKGFTHAQLDTILYQTTGLAANVASQVQVRVRADVNKGGSASGSSTVEPVYSDTLVLTVTPYAIVIKYPTIYAPGAYQGWSPPTAHVLNSVKSDNNYEGYINFPAGSLEFKITPDSSWAVSYGVLNGALSTSGSAANLSVPSAGYYRVAANMSTAVWSVTKTTWGLTGTATSGGTTTDTQMTFDAATETWSVVTNLVAGSFKFRANSDGTKSANLFGLQGTRLSNGGIPIQITTAGSYTVKLNLSAGAGYYTYSVQKN; from the coding sequence ATGAAAAAGTGGTTCAATATATTTCTTTTTGCAGGTGCAGTTGTTGCTTATGCAACTGCCTGTAAGAAAGATGAAAGCAGGGCCGTTCTTGGTGCACAAAATGCTTCTAAAATAAGCACTAGCGTTACTTCTGCGTTAGTGCTGGATAGCTTTAAGGCTTCTACCACTGTTGCGTCTTTTAACTGGACAGAGGTGAAATATGGTTATAGTGCAGCAGTAACCTATTCGTTAGAGTTTGGCCTGGCATCGGATAATTTTGCAAATCCTACTACTGTTGAAATAGGGAATGACATTTTTACCAAAGGGTTTACACATGCGCAATTAGATACTATCCTGTATCAGACCACTGGTTTGGCTGCTAATGTTGCGAGCCAGGTTCAGGTAAGGGTAAGAGCGGACGTGAATAAAGGTGGTAGCGCCAGTGGAAGTTCAACTGTTGAGCCTGTATATTCAGATACGCTGGTGCTGACAGTAACTCCTTACGCGATAGTAATTAAATATCCTACCATATACGCACCAGGAGCCTACCAGGGATGGTCGCCCCCAACAGCGCATGTTCTTAACTCAGTGAAGAGTGATAATAACTATGAAGGTTATATCAACTTCCCGGCAGGATCTCTGGAATTCAAAATTACTCCTGACAGTAGCTGGGCGGTGTCTTATGGTGTGTTAAATGGCGCATTGTCAACCAGTGGCTCTGCTGCTAATTTATCTGTTCCTTCTGCGGGATATTATCGTGTAGCGGCTAATATGTCTACGGCAGTGTGGTCTGTTACAAAAACTACCTGGGGACTTACAGGTACTGCCACTTCGGGAGGTACTACTACTGATACGCAAATGACATTTGACGCTGCTACAGAAACCTGGTCAGTAGTAACCAATCTGGTTGCAGGCAGTTTTAAATTCAGGGCCAATAGTGATGGCACAAAGAGTGCAAATCTTTTTGGCTTGCAGGGTACAAGGTTATCTAACGGAGGCATACCTATTCAAATTACTACGGCAGGTAGCTATACCGTAAAACTTAACTTAAGTGCTGGTGCCGGATATTATACCTATTCGGTTCAAAAGAATTAG
- a CDS encoding gliding motility lipoprotein GldH → MVRTKKQIVYLVAMMMTAGSMILTSCTSTVGLYEKTASFASHEWSSDDAPSFTFDITDTLQPYQLFFVMRHTDAYRYKNIWVEIQVKAPDSAYTVSRQFTLADGEKWLGSGMDDVYEHRIAFSKAPALFKKGSYTFVVKQIMREDPLHSVLNAGIRIEKQ, encoded by the coding sequence ATGGTAAGGACAAAGAAGCAAATTGTATATCTGGTAGCAATGATGATGACAGCAGGAAGTATGATACTCACTTCCTGTACCTCTACAGTAGGATTATATGAAAAAACAGCTTCTTTTGCTTCACATGAATGGAGCAGCGATGATGCTCCTTCTTTTACTTTTGATATTACAGACACGCTGCAGCCTTACCAGTTGTTTTTTGTAATGCGCCATACCGATGCTTACCGTTATAAGAATATTTGGGTAGAGATTCAGGTGAAAGCACCTGACTCTGCCTATACCGTTTCCAGGCAGTTTACGCTGGCAGATGGAGAGAAGTGGTTAGGCTCGGGTATGGATGATGTATATGAACACCGGATTGCTTTTTCAAAAGCTCCGGCGCTGTTTAAAAAAGGCAGCTACACTTTTGTGGTGAAACAGATCATGAGAGAAGATCCTTTGCACAGCGTATTAAACGCAGGCATCCGTATAGAAAAGCAATAG
- the treF gene encoding alpha,alpha-trehalase TreF yields the protein MRRLLFLPLVICYTCLQAQYGAYTPPDKLYGPLFTDVQMNHVFTDGKTFVDCIPKKDPAEIAAAYKGLKNNPRVRYSLKLFVEANFTAPAEVASGYVSDTSESVSAHINKLWKVLLHQPDEQVTGSTLLPLPNAYIVPGGRFREIYYWDSYFTMLGLQESGMYDVMESMVNNFSYMIQQYGHIPNGNRTYFLSRSQPPFFSMMLDLLAEKTGNRVYAQYQVALQREYNYWMDKTAAKGHAVKMPDGTILNRYYDQDIVPRQESYYEDSTLGAAVGKKAPQLYRNLRSGAESGWDFSSRWLADGKTLATIQTVNFIPVDLNCLLYHLELTLSKAYKETGDLVQSSYYQKLAIRRKNAILKYCWNTAGSWFTDYNHVTGARSKELTLAGLMPLFVGIATTEQGNAAARTLESRFLKAGGLVTSLKTTGQQWDAPNGWAPLQWMGVQAMNNYNKKELAKSIAARWVQLNTRVYKATGKLMEKYNVTDANAEGGGGEYPAQDGFGWTNGVLLKLIKLYNLQ from the coding sequence ATGCGCAGGCTTCTGTTCCTACCCTTGGTAATATGTTATACCTGTTTACAGGCACAGTATGGTGCCTACACTCCCCCGGATAAATTGTACGGACCTTTATTTACGGATGTGCAAATGAACCATGTGTTTACCGACGGTAAAACATTTGTGGATTGTATACCTAAAAAAGATCCTGCTGAAATTGCCGCAGCCTATAAAGGACTGAAAAATAATCCCCGCGTTCGTTATTCCTTAAAGCTATTTGTGGAAGCCAATTTCACTGCTCCGGCAGAAGTGGCATCCGGTTACGTATCTGACACCTCAGAATCGGTATCGGCGCATATTAATAAGTTGTGGAAGGTATTATTGCATCAGCCGGATGAGCAGGTAACAGGAAGTACTTTATTGCCGTTGCCCAACGCTTATATTGTACCTGGCGGCCGTTTTCGTGAAATTTATTACTGGGATTCTTATTTTACTATGCTGGGGTTACAGGAGAGCGGAATGTATGATGTGATGGAAAGTATGGTGAACAACTTTTCATACATGATTCAGCAGTATGGTCATATTCCCAATGGCAACCGCACTTATTTCTTAAGCCGTTCGCAACCCCCTTTCTTTTCTATGATGCTGGACTTACTGGCGGAGAAAACGGGCAACAGGGTGTATGCCCAATACCAGGTGGCTTTACAGCGGGAATATAATTACTGGATGGATAAAACTGCTGCTAAAGGGCACGCAGTGAAAATGCCGGATGGAACTATTTTAAACCGTTATTACGATCAGGATATAGTGCCACGTCAGGAATCTTATTACGAGGATTCTACCCTGGGGGCAGCCGTAGGAAAAAAAGCACCTCAGTTATACCGTAACCTGCGCTCAGGTGCAGAGAGTGGCTGGGACTTCAGCAGTCGCTGGCTGGCTGATGGTAAAACCCTGGCTACGATACAAACGGTGAACTTTATACCGGTAGATCTCAATTGTTTGTTATATCACCTGGAACTGACTTTAAGCAAAGCTTATAAAGAAACGGGCGACCTTGTACAAAGCAGTTATTATCAAAAGCTGGCCATCAGAAGGAAGAATGCTATCCTGAAATATTGCTGGAATACAGCTGGCAGCTGGTTTACAGATTACAATCATGTAACCGGCGCACGTAGTAAAGAGCTTACATTAGCCGGGTTAATGCCTTTGTTTGTGGGCATTGCTACTACAGAGCAAGGCAATGCAGCTGCGCGAACACTGGAAAGCCGGTTTTTAAAAGCAGGTGGACTGGTTACTTCGCTTAAAACCACTGGCCAGCAATGGGATGCGCCTAATGGATGGGCGCCTTTGCAATGGATGGGGGTGCAGGCCATGAACAATTATAACAAAAAGGAACTGGCTAAAAGCATTGCCGCCCGTTGGGTACAACTCAATACCCGGGTATATAAAGCCACTGGTAAGTTGATGGAAAAGTATAACGTTACCGATGCTAATGCAGAAGGTGGCGGAGGTGAATATCCTGCTCAGGATGGATTTGGCTGGACAAACGGTGTGCTGTTAAAATTGATTAAGCTGTATAATCTGCAATAA
- a CDS encoding YicC/YloC family endoribonuclease yields MIYSMTGYGRAEQTIGDKTFLVEVRSLNGKQFDLRLTIPALLKPYEFEVRNLLGEQLERGSVECIIYLKQNGAGKPVSINTDLVKAYYQPVSQLAQELNIGTDNILSTLLKLPEVIAPVTDVLSKDDYAKFEAILSTAIAHLTQHRLEEGKVMEADLLARIQQIEEQQATVATLEPLRRTKIKEGLVKVLEDNVGKENYDPNRLEQELIYYIEKIDISEEQVRLTNHCSYFKNILKGKEKSKGKKLSFILQEIGREINTTGSKAYDSQIQQAVIIMKDELEKAKEQVLNVL; encoded by the coding sequence ATGATATATTCCATGACCGGTTATGGCAGAGCGGAACAAACCATTGGTGATAAAACCTTTCTGGTAGAGGTGCGCTCGTTGAATGGCAAGCAGTTTGACTTACGATTAACCATACCGGCGTTGCTGAAACCTTATGAATTTGAAGTACGTAACCTGCTGGGCGAACAATTAGAGCGTGGTAGTGTGGAGTGCATTATTTACCTGAAACAGAATGGTGCAGGTAAACCGGTTTCTATTAACACCGACCTGGTAAAAGCATATTATCAGCCCGTTTCTCAACTGGCTCAGGAACTGAATATTGGTACAGATAATATCTTAAGCACTTTATTGAAATTGCCGGAAGTAATTGCACCTGTTACAGACGTGCTTTCCAAGGATGATTACGCAAAATTTGAGGCTATTCTTTCTACAGCTATCGCTCATTTAACGCAGCACAGACTGGAAGAGGGCAAAGTGATGGAAGCCGATTTGCTGGCACGCATTCAACAAATTGAAGAACAGCAAGCTACTGTAGCCACTTTGGAGCCTTTACGCAGAACCAAAATTAAAGAAGGACTGGTAAAGGTATTGGAAGATAATGTAGGTAAAGAAAACTATGATCCTAACCGTTTGGAGCAGGAACTGATATACTATATTGAGAAAATTGACATCAGTGAAGAGCAGGTGCGCTTAACTAACCACTGTAGCTACTTTAAAAATATCCTGAAAGGGAAAGAAAAGAGCAAGGGTAAAAAATTGTCTTTTATATTGCAGGAAATAGGACGTGAAATTAACACTACCGGTTCTAAAGCATACGATTCGCAGATTCAGCAGGCGGTAATTATTATGAAAGATGAATTGGAAAAAGCCAAGGAACAGGTATTAAACGTGCTATAA
- a CDS encoding FAD/NAD(P)-binding protein — MSTPVIVIIGGGFCGMMTAVHLCRKAQTPLHIKIIHTGHPFAKGVAYSTYSKEHLLNVRTKGMSAFANTPDHFVQWLLQQPDYSNIDATLLGNAFVPRIVYGNYLQHIWEQTLFNKPEHINVEIITDTAIDIVHCVKGYHVICENSEPIIADSIVLATGNGQPRLPGGIAAQHNNNPWAQESVQNVSGYTDILIVGNGLTMADTVLGLRENGFTGVIHTISPHGYALRPHVAPHSTYTLPEEEVNASHTLQHWKRLIYKEVSLAAKTSLPQEVVIDALRPYTCKAWQQLTLADKQLFIKQLGHRWNVLRHRLPAPIHQILAQEQQQGKLVTHAGIITQTSQQHPNTTIQVYWQNRSGQTQATLAVQKIINCTGPDNNATANSNPLLHTLYQKGVIVADPLQLGILVNKANFSIIDADDFNHKRVVTLGNNLKGLLWESTAIPELRNQTEQTSAYLLGILFKAQKKPVYK, encoded by the coding sequence GTGTCTACTCCGGTTATTGTGATTATTGGTGGTGGTTTTTGCGGTATGATGACAGCCGTACATCTGTGCCGGAAGGCACAAACGCCCCTGCATATAAAAATCATCCACACAGGCCATCCTTTTGCAAAAGGGGTAGCCTATAGCACTTACAGTAAAGAACACCTTTTAAATGTACGCACCAAAGGCATGAGTGCCTTTGCCAACACTCCGGATCATTTTGTGCAATGGCTGCTGCAACAACCAGATTACAGCAACATAGATGCTACCCTTCTCGGCAATGCGTTTGTTCCACGCATCGTCTATGGCAACTATTTACAGCATATATGGGAACAAACCCTTTTTAACAAGCCGGAACACATCAACGTTGAAATCATTACCGATACCGCCATTGATATTGTCCATTGCGTAAAAGGTTATCATGTTATCTGCGAAAACAGCGAACCCATTATCGCAGACAGCATTGTATTAGCTACCGGTAATGGCCAACCACGTTTACCTGGTGGCATAGCAGCGCAACATAACAATAACCCCTGGGCACAGGAAAGCGTGCAAAACGTATCAGGTTATACAGATATATTAATTGTGGGCAATGGATTAACCATGGCCGACACCGTTCTGGGTCTTCGCGAAAATGGCTTTACAGGAGTGATACACACCATTTCTCCTCATGGCTATGCCTTACGGCCACATGTGGCTCCGCATTCAACGTACACATTGCCTGAAGAGGAAGTTAATGCCAGCCACACTTTGCAACATTGGAAACGGCTTATATATAAAGAAGTGTCTCTGGCAGCTAAAACAAGTTTACCGCAGGAAGTGGTAATTGATGCTTTACGCCCCTACACCTGTAAGGCATGGCAGCAACTCACCCTGGCCGATAAGCAGCTATTTATAAAACAGCTGGGGCACCGCTGGAATGTGTTACGCCATAGGCTTCCTGCTCCTATACATCAAATACTGGCACAAGAACAACAGCAGGGAAAGCTGGTTACACATGCCGGCATTATTACACAAACCAGCCAGCAACATCCCAACACCACCATACAGGTATACTGGCAAAACCGCTCAGGACAGACACAGGCAACATTAGCTGTTCAAAAAATCATTAATTGCACAGGGCCTGACAACAACGCCACAGCAAACAGCAACCCGCTGTTACACACCCTTTATCAAAAAGGAGTGATTGTAGCTGATCCCTTGCAATTGGGCATACTGGTTAACAAAGCCAATTTTTCTATTATCGACGCAGATGACTTTAACCATAAGAGGGTTGTAACGTTGGGTAATAACTTAAAAGGCCTGCTTTGGGAAAGCACAGCAATACCCGAACTGCGTAACCAGACCGAACAAACGTCTGCCTATTTATTAGGTATACTTTTCAAGGCACAAAAAAAGCCCGTATATAAATAA
- a CDS encoding aminopeptidase P family protein encodes MFTKEIYTARRQQLQAGVGNGLILLPGNDEVGMNYRHNTYHFRQDSTFLYYAGIKRPGLVFILDVDNNKEIILGNEPTIDDIVWTGPLETLQQQAEKAGITQTAPVSALQGILDKAIAAGQTIHYTPPYRADATAQLSEWLKIPYLQVNSKASVTLIKAIVAQRSIKADIEIAEIEKGVNTTAAMQLAAIAASKEGVTETEVAGILQGIAISAGGNLSFPTILTVNGQILHNHYSQTIMRKGQMALCDCGAETAMGYAGDLTRTFPVGKSFTAQQREVHDIVLQAQLAAIEALKPGVLFRDVHFVACEKLVDGLKALGLMHGDSKEAVAAGAHTLFFQCGLGHMLGMDVHDMENLGEPYVGYTEELTKSTEFGLKSLRLGRALEPGFTVTIEPGIYVIPELIDMWQAKNHLPQFINYDKVNAFRNFGGIRIEDDFLITASGSKLLGNPVPKTWQEMEGLK; translated from the coding sequence ATGTTTACGAAAGAAATATACACAGCAAGAAGACAACAACTACAGGCTGGCGTAGGCAATGGCCTGATATTATTACCTGGGAATGACGAAGTTGGCATGAATTACAGGCACAACACCTATCATTTCAGGCAAGACAGTACCTTTTTATATTATGCCGGCATTAAGCGTCCCGGACTGGTATTTATACTCGACGTGGATAATAACAAAGAGATAATACTAGGTAATGAGCCTACTATTGACGACATTGTATGGACCGGCCCACTGGAAACCTTGCAACAACAGGCCGAAAAAGCAGGCATTACACAAACCGCTCCTGTATCTGCTTTACAAGGTATCCTCGACAAAGCAATAGCTGCCGGCCAAACCATCCATTATACCCCTCCTTATCGTGCCGACGCTACTGCCCAGTTAAGCGAATGGCTGAAAATTCCTTACCTGCAGGTAAACAGCAAAGCATCCGTTACATTGATTAAAGCAATTGTGGCGCAACGTTCTATCAAAGCCGATATAGAAATTGCAGAAATAGAGAAAGGTGTAAACACTACCGCTGCCATGCAACTGGCTGCTATTGCCGCTTCTAAAGAAGGCGTTACCGAAACCGAGGTAGCCGGCATATTACAGGGCATAGCTATTAGTGCAGGTGGCAACCTTAGCTTTCCCACCATCCTTACCGTAAATGGCCAGATACTACATAACCACTATTCCCAAACCATTATGCGCAAGGGGCAAATGGCCTTATGCGATTGTGGTGCAGAAACAGCGATGGGGTATGCCGGTGACTTAACCCGCACTTTTCCTGTAGGTAAATCATTCACTGCCCAGCAGCGTGAAGTGCATGATATTGTGTTGCAGGCACAACTAGCCGCCATTGAGGCATTAAAGCCCGGCGTATTGTTCAGAGATGTTCACTTTGTGGCCTGTGAAAAACTGGTAGACGGTTTAAAAGCACTGGGGTTAATGCATGGTGATAGCAAAGAAGCGGTAGCAGCAGGAGCGCATACCTTGTTCTTCCAATGTGGCCTGGGTCATATGCTTGGCATGGATGTGCATGATATGGAAAACCTGGGCGAACCTTATGTAGGATATACAGAAGAGCTTACCAAAAGCACAGAGTTTGGGTTAAAATCGCTGCGTTTAGGCCGTGCCCTGGAACCTGGCTTTACCGTAACCATCGAACCAGGCATCTATGTTATTCCGGAATTAATTGATATGTGGCAAGCGAAAAACCATTTACCACAGTTCATCAATTACGATAAGGTAAACGCCTTCCGCAATTTTGGGGGCATACGTATTGAAGACGATTTCCTGATCACTGCCAGCGGCAGCAAACTGTTAGGCAACCCTGTTCCTAAAACATGGCAGGAAATGGAGGGTCTTAAATAA